The window ACGCGCTGGACGAAGCCATGGCCTCTGCCTCACTGTGCGGACTCGGGCAAATGGCCCCCCTCCCCTATCGCAGCGCCCGCACCCACTTCCCGGACGAACTCCGGGCGCCCTGACCGAGCGCTCCCTCCCAAACTGCAACATCGATCGTCTGGTAGCAGCGGCGCGGCGGCGCTAGTCTGGAGTGGGCCGAAATACCGCTGTAACGCCCGGGGGCCTCTTCCAGATGATTCTGACTGCCTCGGCCAGGATCAGGCGCTCGCCTGACGACGTCTTCGCCTTCCTCGCCGACCGCACGAACCTGCCAGAATGGATGGCCGGCGTCTCCTCCAGCCGGAAGGTCACGAAGGGGCCGGTCGGCCCGGGCACGAAGTTCCGGGTCCGAAAGCAAGGTCTTCGGCCTCGCCATCCCCTCCGCCTACGAGGTCATCCGCTGCGATCCGCCCTCCGTGCTCACCGGCCGCAACACGGGCCTGCTAACGTTCAGCGAAACGTACCTGCTGGCGCCAGCGCCCGATGGCACGGAAGTCAGCCACACGGTGGAGGTCGACCTCGCCGGGCGCTTCATGCTCCTGGCGCCGCTGGTCAGCCTGGCGCTGCGGGCCCAACTGAGACGTGACTTCGCGGCGCTAAAGCGCGTCCTCGAAGGCGCGCCTGGTCCGGCGCAAGCGAGCCAAGCGCACTCAGAGTAGGACCTCTCCTCCCACCGCAACCCGCGTTGTCTGTAAGATCGGCTGGCGATGCCCACGCTCACCATCGACGGCCGCGAGGTCTCCGTACCCGAAGGCGCAACCGTGCTCGAGGCAGTCCGTGCCGCCGGCATCGACATCCCTCATCTCTGCAAAGACGATGACCAGGCGCCTATCGGCGCTTGCCGCACCTGCCTCGTGCTGGTCGAAGGCCAGCGCGGCCTCCCCGCGTCCTGCTACCTGCCCGCCGCCGACGGCATGCGGGTCTCGACCCACGGCGACGCGCTCGA of the Dehalococcoidia bacterium genome contains:
- a CDS encoding SRPBCC family protein encodes the protein MTTSSPSSPTARTCQNGWPASPPAGRSRRGRSARARSSGSESKVFGLAIPSAYEVIRCDPPSVLTGRNTGLLTFSETYLLAPAPDGTEVSHTVEVDLAGRFMLLAPLVSLALRAQLRRDFAALKRVLEGAPGPAQASQAHSE